Proteins found in one bacterium genomic segment:
- a CDS encoding DUF1116 domain-containing protein codes for MIGPATGAALEALDSTQVRAIGVRPARDVTGAVGERRYLHAGPPLGGGDIVGPLRGALIGALMLEGEAESPEAAARILDGGGLALASCHDNGGVGAMAGVVTPSIPVVVMETDQGSRAFSPLNEGLGKALRFGSYDPATLDRLRWMGAVAGPVLDAALGAVDGLDMVELWAEGLRRGDECHNRNVASSAAVLARLAPSIVAAADRQDAVDVLSHVAANPHFFLALSIAAAKVVADVAQMTGDPGVVTAMSSNGADLGIRVSGAGDRWFLTNSVIGEPKLFEGYEPADASPVLGDSFIAETVGLGAFALSASPAIVSFVGGDPLTASDTVEELRGICRGASSRFLIPAEGFGGTPIGIDVHKVAATGIAPLANAGLAHREPGRGQVGACLMRLPLEPFIEAAAFLDRHAN; via the coding sequence ATGATCGGACCGGCCACAGGGGCCGCACTCGAGGCGCTGGATTCGACGCAGGTGCGTGCGATCGGCGTCCGCCCGGCGCGCGACGTGACCGGCGCGGTCGGTGAGCGCCGGTACCTGCACGCCGGCCCGCCGCTGGGCGGCGGGGACATCGTCGGTCCCCTCCGCGGCGCCCTCATCGGGGCGCTGATGCTCGAAGGGGAGGCCGAGTCTCCCGAGGCGGCCGCCAGGATTCTCGACGGGGGCGGCTTGGCGCTGGCCTCCTGCCACGACAACGGCGGGGTCGGGGCCATGGCGGGGGTGGTCACGCCCTCCATTCCTGTCGTCGTGATGGAGACCGATCAGGGCTCGCGGGCGTTCTCGCCGCTGAACGAGGGACTGGGCAAGGCGCTGCGCTTCGGCTCCTACGATCCGGCGACGCTGGATCGGCTCCGCTGGATGGGTGCGGTCGCCGGCCCTGTGCTGGACGCGGCGCTCGGCGCCGTCGACGGGCTCGACATGGTCGAACTCTGGGCCGAGGGATTGCGCCGGGGCGACGAGTGCCACAACCGCAATGTGGCCTCCAGCGCCGCCGTGCTGGCCCGGCTGGCCCCGTCGATCGTGGCCGCCGCCGATCGCCAGGATGCGGTCGACGTTCTGTCCCATGTGGCCGCCAACCCGCACTTCTTCCTGGCCCTGTCCATCGCGGCGGCCAAGGTTGTCGCCGACGTGGCGCAGATGACGGGTGATCCGGGCGTCGTCACGGCGATGTCGTCCAACGGCGCCGACCTGGGCATCAGGGTCAGCGGTGCGGGCGACCGCTGGTTCCTGACCAACTCGGTGATCGGCGAGCCGAAGCTGTTCGAGGGCTACGAGCCGGCTGACGCCTCTCCGGTGCTGGGCGACTCGTTCATCGCCGAGACCGTCGGCCTGGGGGCCTTCGCCCTGTCGGCGTCGCCGGCCATCGTCTCGTTCGTGGGGGGCGATCCGCTGACCGCCTCGGACACCGTGGAGGAGTTGCGGGGCATCTGCCGGGGCGCCAGCTCCCGGTTCCTCATCCCAGCCGAGGGCTTCGGTGGGACGCCCATCGGGATCGACGTCCACAAGGTGGCGGCCACGGGGATCGCGCCCCTGGCAAACGCCGGACTTGCCCACCGCGAGCCCGGGCGGGGCCAGGTCGGCGCCTGCCTGATGCGCCTGCCACTGGAACCGTTTATAGAGGCGGCCGCTTTCCTGGATAGGCACGCGAACTAG
- a CDS encoding M20/M25/M40 family metallo-hydrolase, translated as MTDISAFGEGRVERVLRPLLETPSEQTDLFEDDPQIRAFLQEVVVPQLEQLGLHTTTDEAGNVICEVGGGEARGLVLFCYAMTHPAGRMVDPFVASRIVGADGATRVRGRGASEQMGALAAAILTVGAVAARESDLAGPLVLCVSPAGETGRHDTARSFLAGYEERTAPAACIVGIGTDNAICVANKGRVDATIRVAGLAGHSSMPWRTKNAIEGARRVLAVLDGIALAGDHPHLGRPTLTPTAVHSSPNATHTVPDLVEITVDRRLLPGDDPEEALADIRRAVEGIDGWDIDVEPGPLMYPSEVSADSPFVDTLRAAFAAAGHPGPPLTYSHGCIDAGLFSSRGIPAVMLGAGEQGMWHTIDESVALDAVALSAQVYTATALDLLT; from the coding sequence ATGACCGACATTTCCGCATTTGGCGAGGGCCGCGTGGAGCGGGTTTTGCGGCCTTTGCTGGAGACGCCTTCGGAGCAGACGGACCTTTTCGAGGACGACCCGCAGATCCGGGCGTTCCTGCAGGAGGTGGTTGTCCCCCAACTGGAGCAACTCGGGCTGCACACGACAACCGACGAGGCCGGCAATGTGATCTGCGAGGTCGGGGGTGGTGAGGCGCGGGGGCTGGTTCTGTTCTGCTATGCGATGACGCATCCCGCGGGCCGGATGGTGGATCCGTTCGTCGCGAGCCGGATCGTGGGTGCGGACGGCGCGACTCGGGTGCGCGGGCGTGGTGCCAGTGAGCAGATGGGGGCGCTGGCTGCGGCGATCCTTACCGTCGGCGCCGTGGCGGCGAGGGAGAGTGACCTGGCGGGGCCGCTGGTGCTGTGCGTGTCGCCGGCGGGTGAGACCGGGCGGCACGATACGGCCCGGAGCTTTCTGGCCGGCTACGAGGAGCGGACGGCGCCGGCGGCGTGCATCGTGGGGATCGGCACGGACAACGCCATCTGCGTGGCCAACAAGGGGCGAGTCGACGCCACCATCCGCGTGGCGGGGCTGGCGGGACACAGTTCCATGCCCTGGCGCACCAAGAACGCCATCGAGGGTGCCCGCCGCGTGCTGGCCGTCCTCGATGGGATCGCGCTCGCCGGCGACCACCCGCATCTCGGGCGACCGACCCTCACCCCCACGGCCGTGCACAGCAGCCCCAACGCCACGCACACCGTTCCCGATCTCGTGGAGATCACCGTCGACCGGCGACTCCTACCTGGCGACGATCCCGAAGAGGCCCTGGCGGACATCCGCCGGGCAGTCGAGGGAATCGACGGCTGGGACATCGACGTCGAGCCCGGCCCGTTGATGTACCCGTCAGAGGTTTCCGCCGACTCCCCCTTCGTGGACACCCTCCGGGCGGCGTTCGCGGCGGCCGGGCACCCCGGTCCCCCACTCACCTACTCCCACGGCTGCATCGACGCCGGGCTGTTCTCGAGCCGCGGCATCCCCGCCGTCATGCTAGGAGCGGGCGAGCAGGGAATGTGGCACACGATCGATGAATCGGTCGCCCTCGACGCCGTGGCGCTGTCCGCGCAGGTCTACACGGCGACGGCCCTGGACCTTCTGACCTGA